Proteins encoded by one window of Nicotiana tabacum cultivar K326 chromosome 10, ASM71507v2, whole genome shotgun sequence:
- the LOC142165168 gene encoding uncharacterized protein LOC142165168 produces MSQKFDFQDLATVTLTQTCSALVTTPVAEKLSDPGGFTIPCTISNFVFAKLADRTMKRSSGILDDVLIQVGKFVFPADFVILDCRVDEEIPIILGRPFLDTGRAFIDYETGELKMRLNDEEITFNMQKSMRRPSEFANYSLIDTVDVIVEEDDETLTIEDPLAACLMNLDDVNGE; encoded by the exons atgtcccaaaaatttgacttccAAGATTTAGCCACAGTGACTCTAACTCAGACCTGCAGTGCTTTGGTAACTACACCAGTTGCTGAGAAGTTGTCTGATCCAGGGGGTTTCACAATTCCCTGCACCATTAGTAACTTTGTCTTTGCCAAG TTGGCTGACAGAACTATGAAAAGATCCTCAGGTATTTTGGATGACGTGTTGATACAGGTAGGGAAATtcgtgttccctgcagattttgtgattctgGATTGTAGAgtggatgaagaaattcccataattttgggaaggccgttctTGGACACAGGGCGAGCCTTCATTGATTATGAAACTGGGGAGCTCAAGATGAGGTTGAACGATGAGGAGATAACATTCAACatgcagaaatctatgaggcgaccaagtgaattcgccaattATTCTCTTATTGATACCGTGGATGTAATCGTGGAAGAGGATGATGAGACATTGACTATTGAGGATCCTCTTGCTGCATGTCTTATGAATTTAGATGATGTGAATGGGGAATAA